In a single window of the Planctomycetia bacterium genome:
- a CDS encoding DUF1553 domain-containing protein, with protein MPSSGGKSPLMLMTLAVILIAGPAQTFAQDKVPDFSYSRPQGEPQMLKALPRERPTVPQVRFGNFRPFNEIDNFILARIKAEKVKPAKLCDDWDFARRASLDLVGLIPTATDLERYFKWNEKERRSKWIDFLLKQPQYADHWTIFWGDLLRERDRVRGAPNGALKRFIHRSLIENRPYDQWVQELITAQGPADENDAAAYILRDRGDPDVLTVSVTQSLLGIQLKCAQCHDHPTDWWTQKQFQGMAGFWHGSRPRPYRTQEVRVGDRVVPMPIFRLEDRERRADGTFITGAVSELGRGRRALADLITRRDDPFFARVAVNRLWNKLMGAGLVMPVDNFSALNPPSHSELLDWLALEFVDHNYDLRHILRSIATSRTYQQMSARKVPKLVRKVSDNGDESAREPGAMFEIMPLRRMSAEQIQDSILAATGRYRSQNWLRASILKPYPPPPRDFLTVFGASDRETLLPRPTTGSVQQSLTLMNGDFVSAAIRIHPDHPLVYWDRQSSLTSAQLVDALFVQFLTRLPTVKERQWALNYVGFGQNEWAWEDLQWALINTREFQYIR; from the coding sequence ATGCCTTCAAGTGGTGGGAAGAGTCCGTTGATGCTGATGACCCTTGCAGTGATTCTCATTGCGGGACCGGCACAGACTTTCGCCCAGGACAAGGTCCCGGACTTTAGCTACTCCCGTCCCCAGGGTGAACCACAGATGCTCAAGGCCCTCCCCCGGGAACGCCCGACCGTCCCGCAGGTCCGCTTCGGCAACTTTCGGCCCTTTAACGAAATCGACAATTTCATCCTCGCGCGCATCAAGGCGGAGAAGGTCAAGCCTGCGAAGCTCTGCGATGACTGGGACTTCGCGCGCCGCGCCAGCCTCGATCTGGTCGGTCTCATCCCCACCGCCACCGACCTCGAGCGATACTTCAAATGGAACGAGAAGGAGCGACGCTCCAAGTGGATTGATTTCCTTCTAAAGCAACCGCAGTACGCGGATCATTGGACCATTTTCTGGGGCGACCTTCTGCGGGAGCGCGATCGCGTCCGCGGTGCACCCAATGGCGCCCTGAAGCGTTTCATCCACCGCAGCCTCATCGAAAACCGTCCTTACGATCAGTGGGTTCAGGAGCTGATTACCGCCCAGGGCCCGGCCGACGAAAATGACGCGGCCGCCTACATCCTCAGAGACCGGGGAGACCCGGATGTCCTGACCGTCTCCGTCACCCAGAGTCTCCTGGGCATCCAGCTCAAGTGCGCCCAGTGCCACGACCACCCTACCGACTGGTGGACGCAAAAGCAGTTCCAGGGAATGGCAGGATTCTGGCATGGCAGCCGTCCGCGACCTTATCGCACGCAGGAAGTACGCGTCGGCGACCGGGTCGTCCCGATGCCCATCTTCCGGCTGGAGGACCGCGAGCGCCGGGCCGACGGCACCTTCATCACCGGAGCTGTCTCCGAGCTCGGTCGCGGTCGAAGAGCTCTCGCCGACCTCATCACTCGGCGCGATGACCCCTTCTTTGCGCGCGTCGCCGTCAATCGACTCTGGAACAAACTCATGGGCGCCGGCCTCGTAATGCCGGTCGATAATTTCAGCGCTCTCAATCCGCCCTCTCATTCCGAATTGCTCGACTGGCTGGCCCTCGAGTTTGTCGATCACAACTATGACCTCAGGCACATTCTTCGATCGATCGCCACCTCGCGGACTTATCAGCAGATGTCCGCACGCAAGGTGCCGAAACTCGTCAGGAAGGTCTCGGACAACGGCGACGAATCCGCTCGCGAGCCCGGCGCGATGTTCGAGATCATGCCGCTTCGTCGGATGAGCGCCGAGCAGATTCAGGACTCGATCCTCGCCGCCACCGGCAGATACCGAAGTCAGAACTGGCTTCGCGCATCCATCCTCAAGCCGTACCCTCCCCCGCCGCGCGACTTTCTCACTGTCTTCGGCGCCTCCGACCGCGAAACGCTTCTCCCCCGCCCCACCACCGGCAGTGTCCAGCAATCGCTCACACTCATGAACGGCGACTTCGTCAGCGCGGCCATCCGCATCCACCCCGATCATCCGCTCGTCTATTGGGATCGACAAAGCAGCCTCACAAGTGCGCAGCTCGTTGACGCACTCTTTGTCCAGTTCCTCACTCGGCTGCCAACGGTCAAGGAGCGACAATGGGCCTTGAACTACGTCGGCTTTGGTCAAAACGAATGGGCCTGGGAAGATCTGCAGTGGGCCCTGATCAACACCCGGGAGTTTCAGTACATTCGTTAA
- a CDS encoding DUF1501 domain-containing protein: MNSCRGCESYQRMTRRQWLRSAVGAAGGATFLGLLDPRILYAAPKKKPDRAQSVILLWMGGGMSHLDTFDPQPGSEFGGPFEGIKTTADGVVISQHLPRIASQFKHLSLIRSMTSNEFDHDRATYLMHTGYQVLPSMKHSTLGSITAKYLGPSPRDANLPPYVSIGIDWAAGYLGPKFAPYYVGAAERANENLVVPQGVGERRFNDRLKLLSEFDRSFRAKYPRHPVLDGFAEHYNAALLMMRPRTAKVFNLDAEPDAVRAAYGETSGFGQGCLLARRLVQYGVRFIEVALPGWDTHQDNFETVKAKSGELDVAVSTLIEDLRAKDLWDQTVVILTSEFGRTPNINGNQGRDHWPRVWSTVIGGGGLVGGQVIGASDRGHEVADRPIRVGELHATICQALDIDWTRSNKSSEGRPFRVVNDHSAAPIAELFA, translated from the coding sequence ATGAATTCATGCCGGGGCTGTGAGAGCTACCAGCGAATGACCCGCCGCCAGTGGCTGCGCTCCGCTGTCGGGGCTGCCGGCGGCGCGACCTTCCTCGGCCTTCTCGACCCGCGCATCCTCTACGCCGCACCGAAGAAGAAGCCTGACCGAGCCCAATCGGTCATTCTCCTCTGGATGGGCGGCGGCATGAGTCATCTCGACACCTTCGACCCTCAGCCCGGCTCAGAGTTCGGTGGCCCTTTCGAGGGTATCAAGACGACCGCCGACGGCGTCGTCATCTCTCAGCACCTTCCGCGGATCGCGAGTCAGTTCAAGCACCTCTCCCTCATTCGCAGCATGACCAGTAACGAATTCGATCATGACCGCGCGACGTACCTCATGCACACCGGCTATCAGGTGCTGCCGAGCATGAAGCACTCGACCCTCGGTTCCATCACCGCCAAGTATCTTGGCCCTTCGCCGCGCGATGCGAATCTTCCGCCGTATGTCTCGATCGGCATTGACTGGGCCGCGGGCTATCTGGGCCCGAAGTTCGCTCCCTACTACGTCGGCGCGGCGGAGCGCGCCAACGAGAACCTCGTCGTTCCGCAGGGCGTCGGCGAGCGCCGGTTCAACGACCGGTTGAAGCTGCTCAGCGAATTCGACCGCAGCTTCCGGGCGAAGTACCCCCGCCATCCTGTTCTCGACGGCTTCGCCGAACACTACAACGCCGCCCTGCTCATGATGCGGCCGCGCACCGCGAAGGTCTTCAACCTCGACGCCGAGCCGGATGCCGTGCGCGCTGCCTACGGCGAAACATCCGGATTCGGGCAGGGCTGCCTGCTGGCGCGGCGACTAGTGCAGTACGGCGTACGCTTTATCGAGGTTGCCCTTCCCGGATGGGACACGCATCAGGACAACTTTGAGACGGTCAAGGCCAAGAGCGGTGAACTGGACGTTGCCGTTTCCACACTCATCGAGGACCTTCGCGCCAAGGACCTTTGGGACCAGACCGTTGTCATCCTCACCAGTGAATTCGGCCGGACGCCGAACATCAACGGCAATCAGGGCCGCGATCACTGGCCGCGCGTCTGGAGCACCGTCATCGGCGGCGGCGGCCTTGTCGGCGGTCAGGTCATCGGGGCGAGCGATCGGGGCCATGAAGTGGCCGACCGGCCCATCCGCGTGGGCGAGCTGCACGCCACTATCTGCCAGGCACTCGACATCGACTGGACGCGATCCAACAAGTCGTCCGAAGGGCGGCCGTTTCGCGTGGTCAATGACCACTCGGCCGCACCCATCGCGGAGCTATTCGCCTGA